In Pseudomonas nunensis, a single window of DNA contains:
- a CDS encoding alpha/beta hydrolase has product MMHDEIDMGEGSAGFVLGSGEVAVLLIHGLTGTPTELRRVAMGLAKAGHTVYVPTLAGHCGGNADLQATGWRDWYESARNTFVGVRRKHEHVFVGGLSMGAVLSMYLAAEHPGQIEGLLLYSTTLRYDGWSINKLAFLTPLLMRIPFGVHLCSFEEKPPYGIKNERLRAIVERQMKEGESSAAGLLTMEGVTVRELHRLNAVVKKCMPSITTQALVLHSIEDDITSRWNADYVERKLGGPVVKVLLDDCYHMITVDLQYRRVIELSVDFIQQRFIQQRSIPRPLRQEYRQLA; this is encoded by the coding sequence ATGATGCATGACGAGATCGATATGGGCGAAGGCAGCGCCGGTTTCGTTCTCGGCTCGGGCGAGGTCGCGGTGCTGTTGATCCACGGCCTCACCGGCACCCCGACGGAACTCCGTCGGGTGGCCATGGGCCTGGCGAAAGCCGGGCACACGGTCTACGTGCCGACCCTCGCCGGGCACTGCGGCGGCAACGCCGACCTGCAAGCCACTGGCTGGCGCGACTGGTACGAAAGCGCGCGCAACACCTTCGTCGGTGTGCGGCGCAAACACGAGCATGTGTTCGTCGGCGGCTTGTCCATGGGCGCGGTGTTGTCGATGTACCTGGCGGCCGAGCACCCGGGGCAAATCGAAGGCTTGCTGTTGTATTCCACGACCCTGCGCTACGACGGCTGGAGCATCAACAAACTGGCGTTCCTCACGCCGTTGCTGATGCGCATCCCGTTCGGCGTGCACCTTTGCAGCTTCGAAGAAAAACCGCCCTACGGCATCAAGAACGAACGCCTGCGCGCCATCGTCGAACGCCAGATGAAGGAAGGCGAAAGCAGCGCAGCGGGTTTGCTGACCATGGAAGGCGTCACCGTGCGCGAGTTGCACCGACTCAATGCCGTGGTGAAAAAGTGCATGCCATCGATCACCACCCAGGCACTGGTGCTGCACTCCATCGAAGACGACATCACCAGCCGCTGGAACGCCGATTACGTCGAACGCAAACTCGGCGGGCCGGTGGTCAAGGTGCTGCTGGACGACTGCTATCACATGATCACCGTCGACCTGCAATACCGCCGGGTGATTGAGCTGAGCGTGGACTTTATCCAACAGCGTTTCATTCAACAGCGATCCATCCCGCGACCTCTGCGCCAGGAATATCGGCAACTGGCCTGA
- the metE gene encoding 5-methyltetrahydropteroyltriglutamate--homocysteine S-methyltransferase has protein sequence MALAHTLGFPRIGADRELKKALESYWKGDLDQDALKAVGRQLRATHWQLQKDAGIDLLPVGDFAWYDQVLSHSLAFGVVPERFDSTLDASGQPTLDTLFAMARGATTACCGGEHSQLQYAQELTKWFDTNYHYLVPEFSADQQFKLSWEQLFDEVAEAKALGHNVKPVIIGPLTYLWLGKAKGNDFDKLELLERLLPVYNEILGRLAEQGVEWVQIDEPILTLDLPQAWKSAFERAYHILQYSPLKKLVATYFSGLEDNLGLAVSLPVQGLHIDAVRAPDQLGQVLDRLPTYKILSVGLVNGRNVWRCELEQVLAQLQPAQERFGDNLWVSSSCSLLHSPVDLEREDKLDPELKSWLAFAVQKCGEIAVLRDALNDPQASKVQAALAESRAIQASRAQSPRIHKAEVQARINAIGAKDSQRHSPFAKRIEQQRARLELPTFPTTTIGSFPQTGSIRLARQAFKQGKLSANDYTDAMHSEIRHAVQVQERLGLDVLVHGEAERNDMVEYFAEQLDGYLFTRFGWVQSYGSRCVKPAIIYGDLSRPNAMTVDWITYAQSLTAKVMKGMLTGPVTMLMWSFPREDVSRKIQAQQLALALRDEVVDLENAGIKIVQIDEAAFREGLPLRRAQWQEYLDWAVEAFRLTASGVRDETQIHTHMCYSEFNDVIKSIAAMDADVITIETSRSDMELLEAFEAFDYPNDIGPGVYDIHSPRVPDTAEMVKLMSKAVKRIPAERLWVNPDCGLKTRAWPETEAALVNMVAAARQLRSQLA, from the coding sequence ATGGCTCTGGCCCACACACTTGGTTTCCCGCGCATCGGCGCTGACCGCGAATTGAAAAAAGCCCTCGAATCCTACTGGAAGGGCGATCTCGATCAGGACGCTTTGAAAGCCGTTGGCCGCCAGTTGCGCGCCACCCATTGGCAATTGCAGAAAGACGCCGGCATCGATTTGCTGCCGGTGGGCGACTTTGCCTGGTACGACCAGGTGCTCAGCCATTCCCTGGCTTTCGGCGTAGTGCCCGAGCGTTTCGACAGCACCCTCGATGCCAGCGGCCAGCCGACCCTCGACACCCTGTTCGCCATGGCTCGCGGCGCCACTACCGCTTGCTGCGGCGGCGAACACAGCCAGTTGCAATACGCCCAGGAATTGACCAAGTGGTTCGACACCAACTACCACTACCTGGTCCCGGAATTCAGCGCTGACCAGCAGTTCAAACTGAGCTGGGAACAGCTGTTCGACGAAGTTGCCGAAGCCAAGGCCCTGGGCCACAACGTCAAACCGGTGATCATCGGCCCGTTGACCTATCTGTGGCTGGGCAAAGCCAAAGGCAACGACTTTGACAAACTCGAATTGCTCGAACGCCTGCTGCCGGTCTACAACGAAATCCTCGGTCGCCTCGCCGAGCAAGGCGTGGAATGGGTGCAGATCGACGAACCGATCCTGACCCTCGACCTGCCGCAAGCCTGGAAAAGTGCTTTCGAACGCGCTTACCACATCCTTCAATATTCGCCGCTGAAAAAACTTGTGGCGACCTACTTCAGCGGCCTGGAAGACAACCTCGGCCTGGCCGTCAGCCTGCCGGTGCAAGGTTTGCACATCGACGCCGTGCGCGCGCCGGATCAACTCGGCCAAGTGCTGGATCGCCTGCCAACCTACAAGATTCTCTCGGTCGGCCTGGTCAACGGGCGCAACGTCTGGCGCTGCGAACTGGAACAAGTGCTGGCGCAACTGCAACCGGCGCAAGAACGTTTTGGCGACAACCTGTGGGTCAGCAGTTCCTGCTCGTTGCTGCACAGCCCGGTGGATCTGGAGCGCGAAGACAAGCTCGACCCGGAACTGAAATCCTGGCTGGCGTTCGCCGTGCAGAAGTGCGGTGAAATCGCCGTGCTGCGTGATGCCCTCAACGACCCGCAAGCGTCCAAGGTGCAGGCCGCACTGGCCGAAAGCCGCGCGATCCAGGCCAGTCGTGCGCAGTCGCCACGTATCCATAAAGCCGAAGTTCAGGCCCGGATCAACGCTATCGGCGCGAAAGACAGCCAACGTCATTCGCCGTTCGCCAAACGCATCGAACAACAGCGCGCACGCCTGGAACTGCCGACGTTCCCGACCACCACCATCGGCTCGTTTCCGCAGACCGGCTCGATTCGTCTGGCGCGTCAGGCGTTCAAACAAGGCAAGCTGTCGGCCAACGATTACACCGACGCCATGCACAGCGAAATCCGCCACGCGGTGCAAGTCCAGGAGCGTTTGGGTCTGGACGTACTGGTGCACGGTGAAGCCGAGCGCAACGACATGGTCGAGTACTTCGCCGAGCAACTGGACGGCTACCTGTTCACCCGTTTCGGCTGGGTGCAGAGCTACGGTTCGCGCTGCGTGAAACCGGCGATCATCTACGGCGACCTGAGCCGCCCGAACGCGATGACCGTCGACTGGATCACCTACGCGCAAAGCCTGACCGCCAAGGTCATGAAAGGCATGCTCACCGGTCCCGTGACCATGCTGATGTGGTCGTTCCCGCGCGAAGACGTGTCGCGCAAAATCCAGGCGCAGCAATTGGCATTGGCCCTGCGCGACGAAGTGGTCGACCTGGAAAACGCCGGCATCAAAATCGTGCAGATCGACGAAGCCGCGTTCCGCGAAGGTTTGCCGCTACGCCGCGCGCAATGGCAGGAATACCTCGACTGGGCGGTGGAAGCCTTCCGTCTCACAGCCTCCGGTGTGCGCGACGAAACCCAGATCCACACCCACATGTGCTACAGCGAATTCAACGACGTGATCAAATCCATCGCGGCCATGGACGCAGATGTGATCACCATCGAAACCTCGCGTTCGGACATGGAGTTGCTGGAAGCTTTCGAAGCCTTCGACTACCCGAACGACATCGGCCCGGGCGTGTATGACATCCACTCGCCACGGGTGCCGGACACCGCCGAAATGGTCAAGTTGATGAGCAAGGCTGTGAAACGCATTCCGGCTGAACGCTTGTGGGTCAACCCGGATTGCGGTTTGAAGACCCGCGCCTGGCCGGAAACCGAGGCGGCGCTGGTGAACATGGTGGCGGCGGCGCGGCAGTTGCGCAGTCAGCTCGCCTAA
- a CDS encoding sigma-54-dependent transcriptional regulator: MTHNVLVVDDEPKLCDLLASALSQNGITVFTAGNGLHALKVLECEDIDLVISDWRMPGMDGPQLLAEIKSRFPQLPVIVMTAYSTVKNAVQSMRNGAFDYIAKPFDIDELDITVSKALQFRDILKDNQRMRAELDEHQQIDSLVGDSPSFRRVLQAIDSVRESNATILLTGESGTGKEMVARAIHKHGNRADKPFVAVNCAAIPEGLLESEMFGHRKGAFTGAVADRIGRFQQADKGTLFLDEIGEMPLALQAKILRALQERVIEPVGDPRERKVDVRVIAATNKNLLDAVAKKEFREDLYYRLNVFPIPLPALRERVEDITPLARHFANTLGAAAGKRFSGFSAEALQAMANYSWPGNIRELQNCVERATIVASGSVIEEDDLPAYLFASRPADGGVLIENNGVPADLEAALAEVEKAYILAALQQSNGVQAAAAQLIGISERSFWYRLKKLGIHVDKIVR, from the coding sequence ATGACACATAACGTACTGGTGGTCGACGACGAGCCCAAGCTCTGCGACCTGCTGGCATCGGCCCTGAGTCAGAACGGCATCACCGTGTTCACCGCCGGCAACGGCCTGCACGCGCTCAAGGTGCTGGAGTGCGAGGACATCGACCTGGTGATCAGCGACTGGCGCATGCCCGGCATGGACGGCCCGCAGTTACTGGCGGAAATCAAAAGCCGTTTTCCGCAGTTGCCGGTGATCGTCATGACCGCCTACAGCACGGTGAAAAACGCCGTGCAATCGATGCGCAACGGCGCGTTCGACTACATTGCCAAGCCGTTCGACATCGACGAACTGGACATCACCGTCAGCAAGGCCCTGCAATTTCGCGACATCCTCAAAGACAACCAGCGCATGCGCGCCGAACTCGACGAACACCAGCAGATCGATAGCTTGGTGGGCGATAGCCCGAGTTTCCGCCGGGTGCTGCAAGCGATCGATTCGGTGCGCGAAAGTAACGCGACGATCCTGCTGACCGGCGAAAGCGGCACCGGCAAGGAAATGGTCGCCCGCGCCATCCACAAACACGGCAACCGCGCCGACAAGCCGTTCGTGGCGGTCAACTGCGCGGCGATCCCCGAAGGCTTGCTGGAAAGCGAAATGTTCGGCCATCGCAAAGGCGCGTTTACCGGCGCGGTAGCGGATCGGATTGGGCGCTTTCAGCAGGCTGACAAGGGCACGCTGTTTCTCGATGAGATCGGTGAAATGCCCTTGGCCTTGCAGGCGAAAATCTTGCGCGCGTTGCAGGAGCGGGTGATCGAGCCGGTGGGTGATCCGCGTGAGCGCAAGGTCGATGTGCGGGTGATCGCGGCCACCAACAAAAATTTGCTGGATGCGGTGGCCAAAAAAGAGTTTCGCGAAGATTTGTATTACCGCCTCAACGTGTTCCCGATCCCGCTACCGGCCCTGCGCGAACGGGTCGAAGACATCACGCCGTTGGCCCGGCATTTCGCCAATACGCTGGGTGCTGCGGCCGGTAAACGGTTCAGCGGTTTTAGCGCGGAGGCGTTGCAGGCGATGGCGAATTATTCGTGGCCGGGGAATATTCGCGAACTGCAGAACTGCGTGGAACGCGCGACGATTGTGGCCAGTGGGTCGGTAATTGAAGAGGATGACTTGCCGGCGTATCTGTTCGCCTCGCGGCCTGCCGACGGTGGCGTGCTGATTGAAAACAACGGCGTGCCGGCGGACCTGGAAGCGGCGCTGGCTGAAGTTGAAAAGGCCTACATTCTTGCAGCGCTGCAACAGAGCAATGGCGTGCAGGCAGCGGCGGCGCAGTTGATCGGGATATCCGAGCGCAGCTTCTGGTATCGGCTGAAGAAATTGGGGATTCATGTGGACAAGATCGTCCGCTGA
- the metR gene encoding transcriptional regulator MetR: MLEIRHLKTLHALREADSLVDAADRLHLTQSALSHQFKELEERMGMPLFVRKTKPVRFTSAGLRLLQLADATLPLLRGAERDIARLAGGTAGRLHMAIECHSCFQWLMPTIDQFRDAWPEVELDLASGFSFAPLPALARGDLDLVVTSDPLELAGITYVPLFTYEAMLAVANQHRLASKAYIVPEDLLTETLITYPVERDRLDIFTRFLEPADVEPAQVRTSELTVMMMQLVASGRGVCGMPHWALHEYSSRGYVKAKRLGEKGLFATLYAGIRADMLDAPYMRDFLLTAKDTSFSTLDGVSAVR; this comes from the coding sequence GTGCTTGAAATCCGTCACCTGAAGACCCTGCATGCCTTGCGCGAAGCCGATAGCCTGGTGGATGCGGCCGACCGCCTGCACCTGACGCAGTCGGCCCTGTCCCACCAGTTCAAAGAACTGGAAGAACGCATGGGCATGCCGTTGTTTGTGCGCAAGACCAAACCGGTGCGTTTCACCAGTGCCGGTTTGCGTCTGCTGCAACTGGCCGACGCCACCCTGCCGCTGCTGCGTGGCGCCGAACGCGATATCGCGCGGCTGGCCGGCGGCACTGCCGGGCGTTTGCACATGGCGATCGAGTGTCACAGCTGCTTTCAGTGGCTGATGCCGACCATCGACCAGTTCCGCGATGCCTGGCCGGAAGTCGAGCTCGACCTGGCCTCGGGCTTCTCGTTCGCCCCGCTGCCTGCCCTGGCCCGGGGCGATCTGGATCTGGTGGTGACTTCCGATCCGCTGGAACTGGCCGGGATCACCTACGTGCCGTTGTTCACCTACGAAGCGATGCTCGCGGTGGCCAATCAGCACCGGTTGGCAAGCAAGGCCTACATCGTGCCGGAAGATCTGCTCACGGAAACCTTGATCACCTACCCGGTGGAGCGTGATCGGCTGGACATCTTCACGCGTTTTCTGGAACCCGCCGACGTCGAACCGGCTCAGGTCCGCACTTCGGAACTGACGGTGATGATGATGCAACTCGTGGCCAGCGGACGCGGTGTGTGCGGCATGCCGCATTGGGCGCTGCATGAATACAGCTCACGGGGTTATGTGAAGGCCAAGCGGCTGGGCGAGAAAGGATTGTTTGCGACGTTGTATGCGGGGATTCGTGCGGACATGCTGGATGCGCCGTACATGCGCGATTTCTTGCTGACGGCGAAAGACACGTCGTTCTCCACCCTAGACGGGGTTAGCGCGGTCCGTTGA
- a CDS encoding GNAT family N-acetyltransferase, with amino-acid sequence MWIERLDASHALDYRELMLEAYDRHPQAFTSSVRERAAMPLGWWESRLTSKLDVVFGGFVEGKLSGIVGLAFEPREKARHKATLFGMYVSGQVRQCGLGFELVQAALTEAQNHPGLKLIQLTVTAGNDAAFKLYQRCGFIQFGLEPLAVRVGEDYFDKIHMWREI; translated from the coding sequence ATGTGGATCGAACGCCTGGATGCCAGCCATGCCCTGGACTATCGGGAACTGATGCTCGAAGCCTACGACCGGCATCCGCAAGCCTTCACCTCCAGCGTGCGCGAACGTGCCGCGATGCCGCTGGGCTGGTGGGAATCACGATTGACCAGCAAGCTCGATGTAGTGTTCGGCGGATTCGTGGAGGGCAAGTTGTCGGGCATCGTCGGCCTGGCCTTCGAACCCCGGGAAAAGGCTCGGCATAAGGCGACGCTGTTTGGCATGTACGTGTCTGGTCAGGTTCGTCAGTGCGGACTCGGTTTTGAATTGGTCCAGGCAGCGCTGACGGAAGCGCAAAACCATCCGGGGCTGAAACTGATTCAGCTGACAGTTACGGCTGGCAATGACGCAGCGTTCAAGCTGTATCAGCGCTGCGGTTTCATCCAGTTCGGCCTGGAGCCTTTGGCCGTGCGGGTCGGCGAAGACTACTTCGACAAAATCCACATGTGGCGCGAGATCTAA
- a CDS encoding DsbA family oxidoreductase, with translation MSNSLKIDFVSDVSCPWCVVGLYGLTKALDLLGDEVQAEIRFQPFELNPNMGPDGQNITEHITEKYGSTPEQSQKNREMIRARGAEVGFAFRTDGSSRIYNTFDAHRLLYWAGLEGLQFNLKEALFKAYFTDGGNPSDPQQLAQIAESVGLDRQRAEAILASDEYAKEVHEEEQLWLSRGVSSVPTVVFNGQYAVTGGQPVETFVGAIRQIMSEAKGGTVS, from the coding sequence ATGAGTAACTCCCTGAAAATCGATTTTGTCAGCGACGTGTCCTGCCCCTGGTGCGTCGTTGGCCTGTATGGCCTGACCAAGGCGCTGGATTTGTTGGGCGACGAGGTCCAGGCGGAGATCCGTTTCCAGCCGTTCGAGCTGAACCCGAACATGGGCCCGGACGGCCAGAACATCACCGAACACATCACTGAAAAATACGGCTCCACCCCGGAGCAATCGCAGAAAAACCGCGAGATGATCCGCGCCCGTGGGGCCGAGGTCGGGTTTGCGTTTCGCACCGACGGCAGCAGCCGCATCTACAACACCTTCGACGCCCACCGCTTGCTCTACTGGGCCGGGCTGGAAGGGTTGCAGTTCAACCTGAAAGAAGCGCTGTTCAAGGCGTATTTCACTGATGGCGGCAACCCGTCCGATCCTCAGCAACTGGCACAGATTGCCGAAAGTGTTGGACTGGATCGGCAGCGGGCCGAGGCGATTCTGGCGTCGGATGAATACGCCAAAGAAGTTCATGAAGAAGAACAGTTGTGGCTGTCGCGGGGAGTGAGTTCGGTGCCGACGGTGGTGTTCAACGGGCAGTACGCCGTGACGGGCGGGCAGCCGGTGGAAACCTTTGTCGGGGCGATCCGGCAGATCATGAGCGAGGCGAAGGGTGGGACCGTCAGCTGA
- a CDS encoding sensor histidine kinase, with product MTKHRPANARPFALSGWSLQRKLVLAFWLVSVIPTMIAAELAATTLSQIFDSNVRIWLQESTKIVEDEISEILRDNARAAQLFLRYVRPPVDKLSLRHDRLTTDIADSMGIDVVALVRNSDHKVVFSTAADDIVRQISTAPKAVMQTLQIGGVPTGTVVSTFETEQDGVDYKLVIATYLDNSFLTSVSDVHSLDLRLYLAKGNDFSEIFSSQRFEDHPAAVPEKIEQILRTTKQPTEQFTSRYSGIYRPILNENGELQGVIFSGLLRHTSLVGLVNQSNLFILIFLLSSAASLGVGWLVSQRLTQPLRGLSNGVQAVIAGDYRQRLAVTGGDELAELSSTFNHMSERLGELQHLESQLRRRDRLHALGEVAMGLAHEIRNPLGIIKTATQLLHRRADLPETDKRHLEYVVSEVSRINDLITDFLDFAKPSAPLRSTQPARPLVDELVGFCAPELASHNIEVHIDDQAPGATLYADARQLKQAGLNLIVNAIDAMPDGGHLTLGIHRDAAHTIISVADTGQGIEPDMLERIFTPFVTTKASGTGLGLAKVFSIMENHDGHIECTSEKDAGATFSLYIPTHGDDFDEASDDT from the coding sequence ATGACCAAACACCGACCTGCCAACGCCCGACCCTTCGCCCTTTCCGGCTGGAGCCTGCAACGCAAACTGGTCCTGGCCTTCTGGCTGGTCAGCGTGATCCCGACCATGATCGCTGCAGAACTGGCGGCCACCACCCTGTCGCAGATTTTCGACAGCAACGTGCGCATCTGGCTGCAGGAATCGACCAAGATCGTCGAGGACGAGATCAGCGAAATCCTCCGTGACAACGCCCGGGCCGCGCAGTTGTTCTTGCGCTACGTCCGCCCGCCGGTGGATAAGTTGTCGCTGCGCCACGACCGATTGACCACTGACATCGCCGATTCGATGGGCATCGATGTTGTCGCGCTGGTGCGCAACAGCGATCACAAAGTGGTGTTCAGCACCGCCGCCGATGACATCGTGCGGCAGATCAGCACCGCGCCCAAAGCGGTGATGCAGACCTTGCAGATCGGCGGTGTACCGACCGGCACGGTGGTGTCGACGTTTGAAACTGAACAGGATGGCGTCGATTACAAACTGGTGATCGCCACCTACCTCGACAACAGCTTCCTGACCAGCGTCTCCGATGTGCACTCGCTGGACCTGCGGTTGTACCTGGCCAAGGGCAATGACTTTTCCGAGATTTTCTCCAGCCAGCGCTTCGAAGATCACCCGGCGGCGGTGCCGGAAAAAATCGAACAGATCCTGCGCACCACCAAACAGCCGACCGAACAATTCACCAGTCGCTACAGCGGCATCTATCGGCCGATCCTCAATGAAAACGGCGAGTTGCAAGGCGTGATTTTCAGCGGCTTGCTGCGCCATACCAGCCTGGTGGGGCTGGTGAACCAGAGCAACCTGTTCATCCTGATTTTCCTGCTCAGTTCGGCAGCATCCCTCGGGGTCGGCTGGTTGGTTTCGCAACGCCTGACCCAACCGTTGCGCGGTTTGTCCAACGGCGTGCAAGCGGTGATCGCCGGGGACTATCGCCAGCGCTTGGCCGTCACCGGCGGCGACGAACTGGCGGAACTGAGCAGCACCTTCAACCACATGAGCGAACGCCTGGGCGAGTTGCAACACCTGGAATCTCAACTGCGCCGCCGCGACCGTTTGCATGCGCTGGGCGAAGTTGCGATGGGCCTGGCGCATGAAATCCGCAACCCGCTGGGCATCATCAAGACCGCCACCCAACTGCTGCACCGCCGCGCGGATCTGCCCGAGACCGATAAGCGGCATCTGGAATACGTGGTCAGCGAAGTCAGCCGGATCAATGACCTGATCACCGATTTTCTCGACTTCGCCAAACCCAGCGCGCCGCTGCGCTCGACCCAACCGGCGCGGCCGCTGGTGGATGAACTGGTCGGGTTTTGCGCCCCGGAACTGGCCAGCCACAACATCGAGGTGCACATCGACGATCAGGCGCCGGGCGCGACCCTGTACGCCGACGCGCGCCAGCTCAAGCAGGCCGGGCTGAACCTGATCGTCAACGCCATCGACGCCATGCCCGACGGCGGCCACCTGACACTCGGCATCCACCGCGACGCCGCCCACACCATCATCAGCGTCGCGGACACCGGCCAGGGCATCGAGCCCGACATGCTGGAGCGGATCTTTACCCCGTTCGTGACCACCAAGGCGTCGGGCACCGGCCTCGGTTTGGCCAAGGTGTTTTCGATCATGGAAAACCATGACGGGCACATCGAATGCACCAGCGAAAAAGATGCCGGTGCGACGTTCAGCCTGTACATTCCGACCCATGGCGACGACTTCGACGAGGCGAGCGATGACACATAA
- a CDS encoding NUDIX hydrolase, with protein MSTSPRIIHIAAALLIGPDGRTLLVRKRGTEAFMQPGGKIEAHEQPVHALARELEEELGLVIDLTQATFLGQFSAPAANEPGFVVQAELFLLNIDANVTPAAEIEEVRWIDPATNGHLTLAPLTRDVILPFYRASLTAIA; from the coding sequence ATGTCTACTTCCCCCCGCATCATCCACATCGCCGCCGCCCTGTTGATCGGCCCCGACGGCCGCACTCTGCTGGTCCGCAAACGCGGCACCGAAGCCTTCATGCAACCCGGCGGCAAGATCGAAGCCCATGAGCAACCGGTCCACGCCCTGGCCCGCGAACTGGAAGAAGAACTGGGCCTGGTCATCGACCTGACGCAAGCCACGTTTCTGGGCCAGTTCTCGGCACCGGCCGCCAACGAACCGGGTTTTGTCGTCCAGGCCGAACTGTTTCTGCTGAACATCGACGCAAACGTCACCCCGGCGGCGGAGATCGAAGAAGTACGCTGGATCGACCCGGCCACTAACGGCCATCTCACGCTGGCGCCATTGACACGGGACGTGATCCTGCCGTTTTATCGAGCCTCGCTGACCGCGATCGCCTGA
- a CDS encoding LysE family translocator — protein sequence MIPLQDLLIFAAAALLMVLTPGPNMIYLISRSICQGRKAGVTSLLGVVAGFFVHLFAAAAGLTAVFLAVPMAYEVLKWAGALYLVWLAWQAVKPGARSPFEAQQLPPDSSRKLITMGFLTSALNPKIAVFYLSVFPQFISPEHGSVFTQSIILGLTQISVSFCVNLLIALFAAGIASWFVSNPTWLAVQRYFMGFVLSALAVRLMLEQRKAA from the coding sequence ATGATTCCGCTTCAAGACTTGCTGATCTTCGCCGCCGCCGCGTTGCTGATGGTACTGACGCCGGGGCCGAACATGATCTACCTGATCTCCCGTTCGATCTGCCAGGGGCGTAAAGCCGGGGTGACCTCGTTGCTCGGCGTGGTGGCGGGATTTTTCGTGCATCTGTTCGCCGCCGCCGCTGGTTTGACTGCGGTGTTCCTGGCGGTGCCGATGGCGTATGAAGTGTTGAAATGGGCCGGCGCGCTGTACTTGGTGTGGCTGGCCTGGCAAGCGGTCAAACCCGGCGCGCGCTCACCGTTCGAAGCACAGCAGTTGCCGCCGGACTCGTCGCGCAAACTGATCACCATGGGTTTTCTCACCAGCGCCTTGAACCCGAAGATTGCGGTGTTCTACCTGTCGGTGTTTCCGCAGTTCATCAGTCCGGAACATGGTTCGGTGTTTACCCAGAGCATCATCCTCGGCCTGACCCAGATCAGCGTGAGTTTTTGCGTCAATCTGCTGATTGCGCTGTTCGCTGCCGGCATTGCGTCGTGGTTCGTCAGCAACCCGACCTGGCTGGCGGTGCAACGCTACTTCATGGGTTTCGTGCTGTCGGCCTTGGCGGTGCGGCTGATGCTTGAACAGCGCAAGGCGGCGTGA
- a CDS encoding alpha/beta fold hydrolase produces MCVRFFSRAVLLAALLFSLPSLAASRCDVNVPTEHVDLDQVSLAYQSIGRASDPALLLVMGLGGQLIHWPDEVVVALCQQGFRVIRYDNRDVGLSTWRQTPANANLTFEVLRYKLGLPVAAPYTLTDMSEDALGLMDALHIEQFHVLGASMGGMIAQHMAAMAPQRIESLTLIMTSSGAEGLPAPSAALVQLLSRRGAPNREVALEQQADLLAALSSPSVSDDRQVLLQQAAASYDRAFNPEGVKRQIMAILAEPSRVALLNQLRVPTLVVHGTADPLLPVMHGVHLAAHIRGSQLKLIPGMAHRFQEAFKAPLLAAVLPYLQSHREDTSHWAQIEPVATPNLL; encoded by the coding sequence ATGTGTGTACGATTTTTTTCAAGGGCGGTACTGTTGGCTGCGCTTTTATTCAGCCTGCCGTCCCTTGCGGCTTCGCGTTGTGACGTCAATGTCCCGACTGAACATGTCGATCTGGACCAGGTAAGCCTGGCGTACCAGAGCATTGGTCGTGCGTCCGATCCGGCATTGCTGCTGGTGATGGGCCTGGGCGGGCAACTGATCCACTGGCCGGACGAAGTGGTGGTTGCCTTGTGTCAGCAGGGCTTTCGGGTGATTCGTTACGACAACCGCGATGTCGGGCTGTCGACCTGGCGCCAGACGCCGGCCAACGCCAACCTGACCTTCGAAGTGTTGCGCTACAAACTCGGCTTGCCGGTGGCGGCGCCGTACACCTTGACCGATATGTCCGAGGACGCGTTGGGGCTGATGGACGCGTTGCACATCGAGCAATTCCACGTGCTGGGCGCGAGCATGGGCGGGATGATCGCCCAGCACATGGCAGCGATGGCGCCGCAGCGGATCGAGAGCCTGACGTTGATCATGACCAGTTCCGGGGCCGAAGGCTTGCCGGCGCCAAGTGCGGCGCTGGTGCAATTGTTATCGCGTCGCGGCGCACCGAATCGCGAAGTGGCGTTGGAGCAACAGGCGGATTTGCTCGCAGCCCTGAGCAGCCCGAGCGTGAGCGATGACCGGCAAGTGTTGCTGCAACAGGCGGCGGCTTCGTATGACCGGGCGTTCAATCCCGAAGGCGTGAAGCGCCAGATCATGGCGATCCTCGCGGAGCCGAGCCGGGTAGCGTTGCTCAACCAATTGCGCGTGCCAACGCTGGTGGTGCACGGCACGGCGGACCCATTGTTGCCGGTGATGCACGGCGTGCACCTGGCGGCGCACATTCGCGGCAGTCAGTTGAAACTGATCCCGGGCATGGCCCATCGTTTCCAGGAAGCGTTCAAGGCGCCATTGCTCGCGGCGGTGTTGCCGTACTTGCAGTCCCACCGCGAAGACACCTCGCATTGGGCGCAGATCGAACCGGTGGCAACCCCCAACCTCCTGTAA